CTCCGAGGCGGGAAAAGAGCGGCAGGTAGTGCGCCCTGACGAGGACGTTGACGCTGTCGATCTGGAGCACCCCGAGACGCCGGACGAGGCGACACACATCCGCGAGCCCGACCTCGCCGCGCCGCCCGCGATCGAGACCGGTTGCCCGCAGTGCCAGCCGGCGCGCCGCGCCCGCATCGAGACGCCGCACCTTCAATGCCCGCCCCCCGTCGCCACCGCCCGCGTCACGCGCAAGGCCTCACCGAGCACCATGGCCAGCGCCACCGCCACGTTGAGTGAGCGCATGCCGGGGGCGAGCGCGATGCGCACGCGCGCATCGGCGGCAGCATGCACATGGGGCGGTACCCCCGAGCTCTCGCGCCCGACCATCAGCGTATCGGACCGGCCGAATTCGAAATCGGTGTAGGTCGTCTCGGCGGTGGTACTCAGCAGGACCAGCCGACGGCCCTCCGCGCGGCGCACCGCCTCGAACGCTTCGAACGAGCCGTGCCGCCGCCAGTCGGCAGCGGTAAGATAGTCGAGACCCGCCCTTCGGAACGCGGCATCGCTCAAGCGAAAGCCCGCCGGCTCGATGATGTCTACGCCGACGCCGAGGCAGGCGCCCATCCGCAGGATGGTGCCAGCGTTCTGAGGGATGTCCGGCTGAAAGAGCGCGACACGTACCATTTCGCCCCCGCCGCGCGGTCCGGCGGTCACACTTGTCCGCGGACTACGCACACTTGCGCTCGTCGGCCGATTGATATGGGGTTGAACGCACGG
This sequence is a window from Hyphomicrobiales bacterium. Protein-coding genes within it:
- a CDS encoding tRNA methyltransferase, with product MVRVALFQPDIPQNAGTILRMGACLGVGVDIIEPAGFRLSDAAFRRAGLDYLTAADWRRHGSFEAFEAVRRAEGRRLVLLSTTAETTYTDFEFGRSDTLMVGRESSGVPPHVHAAADARVRIALAPGMRSLNVAVALAMVLGEALRVTRAVATGGGH